A window from Primulina huaijiensis isolate GDHJ02 chromosome 11, ASM1229523v2, whole genome shotgun sequence encodes these proteins:
- the LOC140989056 gene encoding ribulose-1,5 bisphosphate carboxylase/oxygenase large subunit N-methyltransferase, chloroplastic isoform X4, with product MACPAYKYNDVKFICKTAMILHCAPITNTSWLRTPLPVFSILFRNFTPPTHYFASLSPSKVDNECNDFIPWLERKAGSEISSLLAIGTSSFGRSLYASDYIRAGDCILKVPYSVQMAPDNLPPEISCLLGDKVGNVAKVALLILLEQMLARNSEWEPYISRLPKAEKMHSTTFDGFHYGVQDITLQEFAYAYGLVTSRAWESSRGVSLIPFADFLNHDGTSEAHVLSDELKQHSEVLADRDYAPGDQILIRYGRFSNATLLLDFGFTVPHNIYDQVLVEFSIPHDDQFNAWKLGLLERYRVRNTKEINDFTSEGNIFRIKEVRAGSKKGKGIPQALRAFGRIVSSNSQQEINAMVKEAAQNDGRLARYPLKNRIREIEAHQFLLVKMAQLIEEHKAHIKLLEPTPPYLQENSVRRRKFAKDLLDGELRVLTSASAWLKNYCLTLSGQ from the exons ATGGCTTGTCCAGCATATAAATATAACGATGTAAAGTTCATATGCAAAACAGCCATGATTCTTCACTGCGCTCCTATCACAAACACTTCCTGGCTTCGAACTCCACTCCCTGTATTCTCCATTCTCTTCCGCAATTTTACCCCACCGACTCATTATTTTGCTTCACTTTCTCCCTCCAAGGTAGACAATGAGTGCAATGATTTTATACCTTGGCTGGAACGCAAGGCTGGGAGCGAGATTTCGTCGCTACTCGCCATTGGAACATCCTCGTTTGGAAG ATCACTGTATGCATCTGACTATATAAGAGCGGGGGACTGCATTCTGAAGGTTCCATACAGTGTG CAAATGGCCCCAGATAATCTCCCTCCAGAAATCAGTTGCTTACTGGGAGATAAAGTTGGTAATGTTGCCAAAGTTGCTTTGCTGATTTTGCTCGAGCAGATGTTGGCACGG AATTCTGAATGGGAACCTTATATTAGTCGCCTACCTAAAGCGGAGAAGATGCACAGCACG ACTTTTGATGGATTTCATTATGGTGTTCAAGATATCACACTACAAGAGTTTGCATATGCATATGGATTAG TTACATCTCGTGCGTGGGAAAGCTCAAGGGGTGTATCCTTG ATTCCCtttgcagattttctcaacCACGATGGAACTTCAGAAGCACATGTATTGAGCGATGAACTTAAACAACATTCAGAg GTTTTAGCTGATCGTGACTATGCTCCAGGTGATCAG ATCCTGATAAGATATGGTAGATTTTCAAATGCTACCCTCCTGTTGGATTTTGGCTTCACTGTTCCTCACAACATTTACGATCAG gTTCTAGTTGAGTTTAGCATACCTCATGATGACCAATTTAATGCATGGAAGTTGGGACTTCTTGAAAGATATCGTGTACGAAACACGAAAGAGATCAATGATTTTACCTCTGAaggaaatattttcagaatCAA AGAAGTACGGGCTGGAAGTAAGAAGGGGAAGGGAATCCCACAAGCTCTTCGTGCATTTGGTCGCATTGTGAGTTCAAATTCTCAGCAAG AAATCAATGCCATGGTTAAAGAAGCTGCACAAAATGATGGTCGTCTTGCTCGATATCCTTTGAAGAACAGGATCAGAGAAATTGAAGCACATCAATTTTTACTAGTAAAAATGGCTCAATTAATTGAAGAACATAAGGCTCATATAAAG TTGTTAGAACCGACTCCTCCCTACCTGCAAGAAAACAGTGTCCGGAGGAGAAAATTTGCTAAAGATCTCCTCGATGGTGAGCTTCGTGTCTTGACATCTGCTTCAGCATGGCTAAAGAACTACTGTTTAACCTTATCAGGTCAATAA
- the LOC140989056 gene encoding ribulose-1,5 bisphosphate carboxylase/oxygenase large subunit N-methyltransferase, chloroplastic isoform X1: MACPAYKYNDVKFICKTAMILHCAPITNTSWLRTPLPVFSILFRNFTPPTHYFASLSPSKVDNECNDFIPWLERKAGSEISSLLAIGTSSFGRSLYASDYIRAGDCILKVPYSVQMAPDNLPPEISCLLGDKVGNVAKVALLILLEQMLARNSEWEPYISRLPKAEKMHSTVFWSNDELEMIQPSALYRETLKQKTQIGKDFTAIKATFDGFHYGVQDITLQEFAYAYGLGFCSKLPQSASSPCHHCNYISCVGKLKGCILDFLNHDGTSEAHVLSDELKQHSEVLADRDYAPGDQILIRYGRFSNATLLLDFGFTVPHNIYDQVLVEFSIPHDDQFNAWKLGLLERYRVRNTKEINDFTSEGNIFRIKEVRAGSKKGKGIPQALRAFGRIVSSNSQQEINAMVKEAAQNDGRLARYPLKNRIREIEAHQFLLVKMAQLIEEHKAHIKLLEPTPPYLQENSVRRRKFAKDLLDGELRVLTSASAWLKNYCLTLSGQ; encoded by the exons ATGGCTTGTCCAGCATATAAATATAACGATGTAAAGTTCATATGCAAAACAGCCATGATTCTTCACTGCGCTCCTATCACAAACACTTCCTGGCTTCGAACTCCACTCCCTGTATTCTCCATTCTCTTCCGCAATTTTACCCCACCGACTCATTATTTTGCTTCACTTTCTCCCTCCAAGGTAGACAATGAGTGCAATGATTTTATACCTTGGCTGGAACGCAAGGCTGGGAGCGAGATTTCGTCGCTACTCGCCATTGGAACATCCTCGTTTGGAAG ATCACTGTATGCATCTGACTATATAAGAGCGGGGGACTGCATTCTGAAGGTTCCATACAGTGTG CAAATGGCCCCAGATAATCTCCCTCCAGAAATCAGTTGCTTACTGGGAGATAAAGTTGGTAATGTTGCCAAAGTTGCTTTGCTGATTTTGCTCGAGCAGATGTTGGCACGG AATTCTGAATGGGAACCTTATATTAGTCGCCTACCTAAAGCGGAGAAGATGCACAGCACG GTATTCTGGAGTAATGATGAGCTAGAAATGATTCAGCCCAGTGCTTTATACAGAGAAACACTCAAACAAAAGACTCAAATTGGAAAGGACTTCACTGCCATTAAAGCT ACTTTTGATGGATTTCATTATGGTGTTCAAGATATCACACTACAAGAGTTTGCATATGCATATGGATTAG GATTCTGCAGCAAGCTACCGCAAAGCGCATCATCTCCTTGCCACCATTGCAA TTACATCTCGTGCGTGGGAAAGCTCAAGGGGTGTATCCTTG attttctcaacCACGATGGAACTTCAGAAGCACATGTATTGAGCGATGAACTTAAACAACATTCAGAg GTTTTAGCTGATCGTGACTATGCTCCAGGTGATCAG ATCCTGATAAGATATGGTAGATTTTCAAATGCTACCCTCCTGTTGGATTTTGGCTTCACTGTTCCTCACAACATTTACGATCAG gTTCTAGTTGAGTTTAGCATACCTCATGATGACCAATTTAATGCATGGAAGTTGGGACTTCTTGAAAGATATCGTGTACGAAACACGAAAGAGATCAATGATTTTACCTCTGAaggaaatattttcagaatCAA AGAAGTACGGGCTGGAAGTAAGAAGGGGAAGGGAATCCCACAAGCTCTTCGTGCATTTGGTCGCATTGTGAGTTCAAATTCTCAGCAAG AAATCAATGCCATGGTTAAAGAAGCTGCACAAAATGATGGTCGTCTTGCTCGATATCCTTTGAAGAACAGGATCAGAGAAATTGAAGCACATCAATTTTTACTAGTAAAAATGGCTCAATTAATTGAAGAACATAAGGCTCATATAAAG TTGTTAGAACCGACTCCTCCCTACCTGCAAGAAAACAGTGTCCGGAGGAGAAAATTTGCTAAAGATCTCCTCGATGGTGAGCTTCGTGTCTTGACATCTGCTTCAGCATGGCTAAAGAACTACTGTTTAACCTTATCAGGTCAATAA
- the LOC140989056 gene encoding uncharacterized protein isoform X3 — MACPAYKYNDVKFICKTAMILHCAPITNTSWLRTPLPVFSILFRNFTPPTHYFASLSPSKVDNECNDFIPWLERKAGSEISSLLAIGTSSFGRSLYASDYIRAGDCILKVPYSVQMAPDNLPPEISCLLGDKVGNVAKVALLILLEQMLARNSEWEPYISRLPKAEKMHSTTFDGFHYGVQDITLQEFAYAYGLGFCSKLPQSASSPCHHCNYISCVGKLKGCILDFLNHDGTSEAHVLSDELKQHSEVLADRDYAPGDQILIRYGRFSNATLLLDFGFTVPHNIYDQVLVEFSIPHDDQFNAWKLGLLERYRVRNTKEINDFTSEGNIFRIKEVRAGSKKGKGIPQALRAFGRIVSSNSQQEINAMVKEAAQNDGRLARYPLKNRIREIEAHQFLLVKMAQLIEEHKAHIKLLEPTPPYLQENSVRRRKFAKDLLDGELRVLTSASAWLKNYCLTLSGQ; from the exons ATGGCTTGTCCAGCATATAAATATAACGATGTAAAGTTCATATGCAAAACAGCCATGATTCTTCACTGCGCTCCTATCACAAACACTTCCTGGCTTCGAACTCCACTCCCTGTATTCTCCATTCTCTTCCGCAATTTTACCCCACCGACTCATTATTTTGCTTCACTTTCTCCCTCCAAGGTAGACAATGAGTGCAATGATTTTATACCTTGGCTGGAACGCAAGGCTGGGAGCGAGATTTCGTCGCTACTCGCCATTGGAACATCCTCGTTTGGAAG ATCACTGTATGCATCTGACTATATAAGAGCGGGGGACTGCATTCTGAAGGTTCCATACAGTGTG CAAATGGCCCCAGATAATCTCCCTCCAGAAATCAGTTGCTTACTGGGAGATAAAGTTGGTAATGTTGCCAAAGTTGCTTTGCTGATTTTGCTCGAGCAGATGTTGGCACGG AATTCTGAATGGGAACCTTATATTAGTCGCCTACCTAAAGCGGAGAAGATGCACAGCACG ACTTTTGATGGATTTCATTATGGTGTTCAAGATATCACACTACAAGAGTTTGCATATGCATATGGATTAG GATTCTGCAGCAAGCTACCGCAAAGCGCATCATCTCCTTGCCACCATTGCAA TTACATCTCGTGCGTGGGAAAGCTCAAGGGGTGTATCCTTG attttctcaacCACGATGGAACTTCAGAAGCACATGTATTGAGCGATGAACTTAAACAACATTCAGAg GTTTTAGCTGATCGTGACTATGCTCCAGGTGATCAG ATCCTGATAAGATATGGTAGATTTTCAAATGCTACCCTCCTGTTGGATTTTGGCTTCACTGTTCCTCACAACATTTACGATCAG gTTCTAGTTGAGTTTAGCATACCTCATGATGACCAATTTAATGCATGGAAGTTGGGACTTCTTGAAAGATATCGTGTACGAAACACGAAAGAGATCAATGATTTTACCTCTGAaggaaatattttcagaatCAA AGAAGTACGGGCTGGAAGTAAGAAGGGGAAGGGAATCCCACAAGCTCTTCGTGCATTTGGTCGCATTGTGAGTTCAAATTCTCAGCAAG AAATCAATGCCATGGTTAAAGAAGCTGCACAAAATGATGGTCGTCTTGCTCGATATCCTTTGAAGAACAGGATCAGAGAAATTGAAGCACATCAATTTTTACTAGTAAAAATGGCTCAATTAATTGAAGAACATAAGGCTCATATAAAG TTGTTAGAACCGACTCCTCCCTACCTGCAAGAAAACAGTGTCCGGAGGAGAAAATTTGCTAAAGATCTCCTCGATGGTGAGCTTCGTGTCTTGACATCTGCTTCAGCATGGCTAAAGAACTACTGTTTAACCTTATCAGGTCAATAA
- the LOC140989056 gene encoding ribulose-1,5 bisphosphate carboxylase/oxygenase large subunit N-methyltransferase, chloroplastic isoform X2, which translates to MACPAYKYNDVKFICKTAMILHCAPITNTSWLRTPLPVFSILFRNFTPPTHYFASLSPSKVDNECNDFIPWLERKAGSEISSLLAIGTSSFGRSLYASDYIRAGDCILKVPYSVQMAPDNLPPEISCLLGDKVGNVAKVALLILLEQMLARNSEWEPYISRLPKAEKMHSTVFWSNDELEMIQPSALYRETLKQKTQIGKDFTAIKATFDGFHYGVQDITLQEFAYAYGLVTSRAWESSRGVSLIPFADFLNHDGTSEAHVLSDELKQHSEVLADRDYAPGDQILIRYGRFSNATLLLDFGFTVPHNIYDQVLVEFSIPHDDQFNAWKLGLLERYRVRNTKEINDFTSEGNIFRIKEVRAGSKKGKGIPQALRAFGRIVSSNSQQEINAMVKEAAQNDGRLARYPLKNRIREIEAHQFLLVKMAQLIEEHKAHIKLLEPTPPYLQENSVRRRKFAKDLLDGELRVLTSASAWLKNYCLTLSGQ; encoded by the exons ATGGCTTGTCCAGCATATAAATATAACGATGTAAAGTTCATATGCAAAACAGCCATGATTCTTCACTGCGCTCCTATCACAAACACTTCCTGGCTTCGAACTCCACTCCCTGTATTCTCCATTCTCTTCCGCAATTTTACCCCACCGACTCATTATTTTGCTTCACTTTCTCCCTCCAAGGTAGACAATGAGTGCAATGATTTTATACCTTGGCTGGAACGCAAGGCTGGGAGCGAGATTTCGTCGCTACTCGCCATTGGAACATCCTCGTTTGGAAG ATCACTGTATGCATCTGACTATATAAGAGCGGGGGACTGCATTCTGAAGGTTCCATACAGTGTG CAAATGGCCCCAGATAATCTCCCTCCAGAAATCAGTTGCTTACTGGGAGATAAAGTTGGTAATGTTGCCAAAGTTGCTTTGCTGATTTTGCTCGAGCAGATGTTGGCACGG AATTCTGAATGGGAACCTTATATTAGTCGCCTACCTAAAGCGGAGAAGATGCACAGCACG GTATTCTGGAGTAATGATGAGCTAGAAATGATTCAGCCCAGTGCTTTATACAGAGAAACACTCAAACAAAAGACTCAAATTGGAAAGGACTTCACTGCCATTAAAGCT ACTTTTGATGGATTTCATTATGGTGTTCAAGATATCACACTACAAGAGTTTGCATATGCATATGGATTAG TTACATCTCGTGCGTGGGAAAGCTCAAGGGGTGTATCCTTG ATTCCCtttgcagattttctcaacCACGATGGAACTTCAGAAGCACATGTATTGAGCGATGAACTTAAACAACATTCAGAg GTTTTAGCTGATCGTGACTATGCTCCAGGTGATCAG ATCCTGATAAGATATGGTAGATTTTCAAATGCTACCCTCCTGTTGGATTTTGGCTTCACTGTTCCTCACAACATTTACGATCAG gTTCTAGTTGAGTTTAGCATACCTCATGATGACCAATTTAATGCATGGAAGTTGGGACTTCTTGAAAGATATCGTGTACGAAACACGAAAGAGATCAATGATTTTACCTCTGAaggaaatattttcagaatCAA AGAAGTACGGGCTGGAAGTAAGAAGGGGAAGGGAATCCCACAAGCTCTTCGTGCATTTGGTCGCATTGTGAGTTCAAATTCTCAGCAAG AAATCAATGCCATGGTTAAAGAAGCTGCACAAAATGATGGTCGTCTTGCTCGATATCCTTTGAAGAACAGGATCAGAGAAATTGAAGCACATCAATTTTTACTAGTAAAAATGGCTCAATTAATTGAAGAACATAAGGCTCATATAAAG TTGTTAGAACCGACTCCTCCCTACCTGCAAGAAAACAGTGTCCGGAGGAGAAAATTTGCTAAAGATCTCCTCGATGGTGAGCTTCGTGTCTTGACATCTGCTTCAGCATGGCTAAAGAACTACTGTTTAACCTTATCAGGTCAATAA